In Ornithinibacter aureus, the genomic stretch GGCGGGGGGCGCGCTCCTGGCCTACACCGGCGACACGGACGACTGCCCGAATCTCGACCCCCTGCTGCGGGGTGTCGATCTCGCGTTGATGGACTCGGCCTTCATCGACGGGCGCGACGACGTCGTCGACATCCACCTGTCGGGGTCCCGCGCCGCCAGGGCCGCTCTGCGCGCGGGTGGCGTGCAAAGCCTGGTGCTGACGCACATCCCGTCCTGGAACGACCCCGAGGTCTGTCGTGCTCAGGCGGCCATGCACTGGCCCTCTGCCGTGGGGCTCGCCGCTGCGGATGCGGTCTACGAGATCTGAGCGTCCCCTGTGCGCGCGGACCTCACGGGCAACCGTGCGGCCGCCCGCGGCTCGACGCCGCCCGCGGCTCGACGCCGCCCGCGGTGGCCGATCTGCCCCCCGTGACGCCATAGCCTTGTGTCCATGCCTTCTGACTCAATTCGCCATGATGGTCGTGCCCCAGATCAACTTCGTGAGGTGCGGATCACCCGCAACTGGCTCGACCACGCCGAGGGCAGCGTGCTCGTCGAGTTCGGGCGAACCCGCGTCCTGTGCGCGGCCTCGTTCACCGCAGGGGTTCCTCGGTGGCTCAAGGGCCGGGGCACCGGCTGGGTCACCGCTGAGTACGAGATGCTGCCCAGGTCGACCAACACCCGCTCGGACCGGGAGTCGCGCCGGGGGAAGGTCGGCGGACGCACCCATGAGATCAGCCGGCTCGTCGGCCGCAGCCTGCGCGCGGTCATCGACACCAAGGGCCTCGGCGAGAACACCATCGTCCTGGACTGTGACGTCCTCCAGGCCGACGGTGGC encodes the following:
- the rph gene encoding ribonuclease PH; the encoded protein is MPSDSIRHDGRAPDQLREVRITRNWLDHAEGSVLVEFGRTRVLCAASFTAGVPRWLKGRGTGWVTAEYEMLPRSTNTRSDRESRRGKVGGRTHEISRLVGRSLRAVIDTKGLGENTIVLDCDVLQADGGTRTAAITGAWVALADAVADARSRGLIPPSAQPLTGSIAAVSVGLVDGLPVLDLDYPEDSTAQTDMNVVMTGDGRFVEVQGTAEGEPFDRAVLGDLLDLATVGCAELTLLQQAALEATPRERRA